Proteins from a genomic interval of Uloborus diversus isolate 005 chromosome 4, Udiv.v.3.1, whole genome shotgun sequence:
- the LOC129221353 gene encoding uncharacterized protein LOC129221353, whose translation MTGVHPFYSVTRSPFMDINGQFGNVQHIPRCRDMELNVMDCQDVYGKKGLIKQCRDVYEDYYECVWNEKSKARILAMEKERTRQYLAGERDKKNRYAETPKLDSFHKTYVQGEMD comes from the exons ATGACTGGAGTGCACCCCTTTTATTCCGTTACTCGTTCACCATTCATGGATATAAATGGTCAATTTGGAAACGTTCAACACATTCCTAGGTGTCGAGATATGGAACTAAATGTTATGGATTGCCAGGACGTATACGGCAAAAAAGGACTGATAAAACAATGCAGAGACGTCTATGAAGATTATTATGAATGTGTCTGGAATGAAAAATCG aaagctAGAATTCTTGCTATGGAAAAAGAGCGCACTCGTCAATATTTAGCTGGTGAAAGAGATAAGAAGAATAGGTATGCAGAAACACCCAAGTTGGACAGCTTTCATAAAACCTACGTGCAAGGAGAGATGGATTAG
- the LOC129220799 gene encoding DIS3-like exonuclease 2 produces MNSQNISLENDVQASADNSSRSQKLTGVKCRIPKQSSTESSSVKPKGRKMKSKKDLKLIETSEQHPPGSPRAWDHLKKDTVCESEIGRDLLSKLNSSDNMRKPCKQNRRASVPSEPLDVRNSASTSKNSYSPSPGFQQSGKKNPSKYRSKTPDCKTPSTTSTKRNISQRKGIKFEPYIPLFQVQQGLKRGEFIEGALRINPRNYEDAYVSAPDGKMDIYIGGMQNRNRALNGDVVVVQINPKQEWRVLCDAIKDYQEKSGESFSETIYKPLTPSTPCQVHTPEKFFRSRPVSSNSWDSNCHERMSDTVEILGIDRLANEFRGISIKEKSPPKHKNKQKNKQGKNVKKTENQKSSTTSFSQESSDDYLDKTSPASSFEQQNSVQAVPIKNDSQATRENSTNQISHVYPPCDMSEIGTFHLEENSDLQVRDSWNSNETSVNIIVSPEELLNIEGDSILCTEEPATDYIMNDDSCSDIEGIAVAPEDLSGDEFTDSASIDSSESLNLAQKLEDAAFLACQQDAENNNMDVTVEQNLNQFNSLSEIVSVSNALISKEFPTECRLQQNIIVPSLSSVDINNESVVCSAVSEISFGKDHKSSSDENLVSNPVPLNDHVSSSIITDETKKHKLTSKGKRHRKRKRKSKPGEAVLPATNGATESENIIYDIEHITVEDVMKHPEWPKFVQKTGKVVHILHPTHSRKAAGHLKLCPDKNPKWALFSPNDSRVPRIMVPMSDCPQNFYHRPFDYADVLFLSEITEWNETSTFASGRLIKSLGNSGDIEAETTGVLIENGVDIDDFPISVMNCLPGPTWEIPSSEFQKRRDLRNQCIFTIDPASARDMDDAVSCNKLDNGNYEVGVHIADVSFFVKEDSELDQVARKRSTSVYLVQKVVPMLPRVLCDDLCSLSPGKDRLTFSVIWEMNTSGEVINQWIGRTVINSCIKLSYEHAQDMIENPNRVWNSSEHPELFGEFTIQDVMTRVNELHLLASKLREDRFLNGALRLDKPQLSFTLNSETGLPSGFNVYIQKDSNKLIEEFMLLANMSIAAQIYKSFPAVALLRRHPPPEIKPMQDIVAMCESLGIVIDSSTSGSLQNSIHRYTGNDFAAQARFLTLTNLIAKPMNCALYFCTGVLEEPRLFHHYALNVPLYTHFTSPIRRYPDVIVHRLLAAALKFDAHPNLCPQEVQKWASHCNDKKLNAKKVSEASGELFLAAFIRDIGSVEAKGMVMGVMDHSFDCLILEMGLIKRVYCDKLPLVRKDFKRAQGVSTLNLYWKDDSKESVRQTIVMLTLVDVILTVAKDSLQIKVTLQKPIKV; encoded by the coding sequence ATGAATTCTCAAAATATATCTCTTGAAAATGATGTCCAAGCATCTGCAGACAATTCAAGTAGGTCTCAAAAGCTGACTGGTGTCAAATGTCGAATTCCAAAGCAGAGTTCAACTGAATCTTCTAGTGTTAAACCTAAGGgtagaaaaatgaaatcaaagaagGACCTAAAACTGATTGAAACTTCAGAGCAACATCCACCAGGAAGTCCCAGGGCATGGGATCATTTaaagaaagatactgtgtgtGAATCTGAAATTGGTAGAGATTTACTTTCTAAACTGAATTCATCTGATAACATGCGAAAACCATGCAAACAAAACCGACGTGCTTCAGTGCCAAGTGAACCATTAGATGTAAGAAACAGTGCTTCTACTTCAAAAAATAGCTACTCTCCTTCTCCAGGATTCCAGCAGAGTGGAAAAAAGAATCCCTCCAAATATAGATCGAAAACTCCCGACTGTAAAACACCTAGCACTACATCTACGAAGCGAAATATTTCCCAAAGGAAAGGCATAAAGTTTGAACCTTATATACCACTTTTTCAAGTACAACAAGGACTGAAGAGAGGAGAATTCATTGAAGGAGCTTTAAGAATTAATCCAAGAAATTATGAAGATGCTTATGTTTCTGCTCCAGATGGTAAAATGGATATTTACATTGGAGGAATGCAGAATAGAAATAGAGCACTAAATGGTGATGTCGTTGTTGTTCAAATAAATCCAAAGCAAGAATGGAGAGTTCTGTGTGATGCCATTAAAGACTATCAAGAAAAATCGGGAGAATCTTTTTCAGAAACTATTTATAAGCCTCTTACTCCATCAACACCATGTCAAGTTCATACTCCTGAAAAATTCTTCCGATCCCGTCCTGTATCATCAAACTCATGGGATAGTAATTGCCATGAACGAATGTCTGACACTGTGGAAATTCTAGGGATTGATCGTTTGGCTAATGAGTTCAGAGGTATTTCTATAAAAGAAAAGAGTCCTCCGAAGCATAAAAATAAGCAGAAGAATAAACAGggcaaaaatgtaaagaaaacagAAAATCAGAAAAGTAGTACAACTTCATTTTCTCAGGAATCATCTGATGATTATTTAGATAAAACATCTCCTGCCAGCAGTTTTGAGCAACAAAATAGTGTTCAAGCAGTTCCTATTAAAAATGATAGTCAAGCCACCAGGGAAAATTCAACAAATCAAATATCACATGTTTATCCGCCTTGTGATATGAGCGAAATAGGTACATTTCATCTTGAAGAAAATTCAGACCTACAGGTTCGTGATTCATGGAACAGCAATGAGACATCTGTTAATATAATAGTGTCTCCTGAAGAGCTCCTGAATATTGAGGGGGACTCTATTTTATGTACTGAAGAACCAGCAACTGACTATATCATGAATGATGATAGTTGCAGTGACATTGAAGGCATAGCTGTGGCCCCAGAAGATCTATCTGGCGACGAATTTACAGATTCAGCTAGTATTGATAGCtcagaaagtttaaatttagctCAAAAGCTGGAAGATGCAGCATTTTTGGCTTGCCAACAGGATGCTGAGAATAATAATATGGATGTTACTGTTGAGCAGAatttaaatcagttcaactcTTTGTCTGAAATAGTTTCTGTTAGCAATGCCCTTATTTCAAAAGAATTTCCAACTGAATGCAGGCTGCAGCAAAACATAATTGTTCCATCATTATCTTCAGTTGATATCAACAATGAATCAGTTGTTTGCTCTGCTGtttcagaaatttcttttggtaaGGATCATAAGAGTAGCTCTGATGAAAACCTTGTTTCAAACCCTGTGCCTTTAAATGACCATGTAAGTTCAAGCATTATAACAGACGAAACCAAAAAACACAAGCTAACCAGCAAGGGTAAAAGGCATCGAAAGAGGAAGAGAAAATCAAAGCCAGGTGAAGCAGTTCTTCCAGCAACAAATGGTGCCACTGAATCTGAAAATATTATCTATGATATTGAACACATAACTGTTGAAGATGTAATGAAACACCCTGAATGGCCAAAATTTGTGCAAAAAACTGGCAAAGTTGTTCATATATTACATCCTACCCACAGCCGTAAAGCTGCTGGGCATTTAAAACTTTGTCCTGACAAGAATCCAAAATGGGCCCTTTTCTCTCCAAATGATAGTCGGGTTCCTAGGATAATGGTGCCAATGTCAGACTGTCCTCAGAATTTTTACCATAGGCCTTTTGACTATGCAGACGTTCTGTTTTTATCAGAAATCACAGAGTGGAATGAAACATCAACCTTTGCTTCAGGTCGTCTGATAAAGAGTCTTGGTAATTCTGGAGACATAGAAGCAGAGACTACTGGAGTATTAATAGAAAATGGTGTGGACATCGATGATTTTCCCATTTCTGTGATGAATTGCCTTCCTGGGCCTACTTGGGAAATTCCGTCATCAGAATTCCAAAAAAGAAGAGATTTAAGAAATCAGTGTATATTTACCATTGATCCTGCCAGTGCACGTGATATGGATGATGCTGTTTCATGTAACAAGTTAGATAATGGTAATTATGAAGTTGGTGTACATATTGCTGATGTCTCATTTTTTGTGAAGGAAGACAGTGAACTAGATCAAGTTGCACGCAAACGTTCCACTAGTGTCTACTTAGTGCAGAAAGTAGTCCCTATGTTACCAAGAGTACTTTGTGATGATTTGTGCAGCTTAAGTCCTGGAAAAGATCGATTAACTTTTTCTGTCATTTGGGAGATGAATACAAGTGGCGAAGTAATCAACCAGTGGATTGGAAGAACCGTTATTAATTCATGCATAAAGCTAAGTTATGAGCATGCTCAAGATATGATTGAGAACCCGAACAGAGTTTGGAATTCTTCGGAACATCCCGAGCTTTTTGGAGAATTCACCATACAGGATGTTATGACGCGGGTAAACGAGCTTCATCTTTTAGCGAGTAAACTGCGTGAAGATAGATTTCTTAATGGCGCATTACGACTAGATAAACCACAGCTGAGTTTCACATTGAATTCTGAAACAGGCTTGCCTTCTGGATTCAATGTGTACATTCAGAAGGACAGTAACAAGTTGATTGAAGAGTTCATGCTTTTAGCTAATATGTCAATAGCAGCACAAATTTATAAGTCTTTTCCAGCAGTTGCTTTACTTCGTCGCCATCCTCCACCTGAAATAAAGCCAATGCAAGATATTGTTGCCATGTGTGAAAGTTTAGGCATTGTAATAGATTCTAGCACCAGCGGTTCCCTGCAAAACTCTATTCATCGGTATACCGGGAATGACTTTGCTGCACAAGCAAGGTTCCTGACTCTGACTAATTTAATTGCCAAACCAATGAACTGTGCACTGTACTTCTGTACTGGAGTTCTGGAAGAGCCTCGGTTATTTCATCACTATGCTCTCAACGTTCCATTATATACTCATTTCACTTCACCAATCAGGCGATATCCTGACGTGATTGTACATCGTCTTCTGGCTGCCGCTCTTAAGTTTGACGCACATCCTAACCTCTGTCCTCAAGAAGTTCAGAAATGGGCTTCACATTGCAATGACAAAAAGCTCAATGCCAAAAAGGTCAGTGAGGCTAGTGGGGAACTCTTTTTAGCTGCTTTTATCCGCGATATAGGCTCAGTGGAGGCCAAAGGTATGGTCATGGGTGTAATGGATCATTCTTTTGATTGTCTTATTCTAGAGATGGGTCTTATCAAAAGAGTTTACTGTGATAAATTACCTTTAGTGAGGAAAGATTTCAAACGAGCTCAAGGAGTGTCCACATTAAACTTATACTGGAAAGATGATTCTAAAGAGAGCGTGAGACAAACTATTGTAATGCTTACTCTAGTGGATGTAATTTTAACTGTTGCTAAAGATTCCTTACAAATCAAAGTGACTTTACAAAAACCTATCAAAGTTTAG